One Synechococcus sp. CC9605 genomic window carries:
- a CDS encoding chlorophyll a/b-binding protein, with translation MKSTQANDSWFQGVATRDIHMEQLKKAERFNGRAAMLGIVIGIITEGLTGAGIVHQIGLGPLVDGYAACRTQFLPFCF, from the coding sequence ATGAAATCCACACAGGCCAACGATTCCTGGTTCCAGGGCGTCGCCACCCGCGACATCCACATGGAGCAGCTCAAAAAGGCCGAACGCTTCAACGGCCGTGCCGCCATGCTCGGCATCGTGATCGGAATCATCACCGAGGGGCTCACCGGCGCCGGCATCGTTCACCAGATTGGGCTGGGTCCCCTGGTGGATGGTTACGCCGCCTGCCGCACCCAATTCCTGCCCTTCTGCTTCTGA
- a CDS encoding TIGR03894 family protein has protein sequence MAADKELLKEVALELWNTTKKLRPGLPKAPRAQLVLKALLTIGDMSDQLEAAMVLGVIEAQEPDDEPGQGEAAGEDKTVTETEAKTERETPRVVRKRSSSR, from the coding sequence ATGGCTGCTGACAAGGAACTGCTGAAGGAAGTGGCCCTGGAGCTGTGGAACACCACCAAGAAGCTCCGCCCCGGTCTGCCCAAAGCGCCTCGCGCCCAGCTGGTCCTGAAAGCTCTGCTCACCATCGGTGACATGAGCGATCAGCTGGAAGCCGCGATGGTGCTTGGGGTGATTGAGGCGCAGGAACCCGACGACGAGCCCGGGCAAGGAGAAGCAGCCGGCGAAGACAAGACGGTGACTGAAACGGAAGCCAAAACCGAGCGGGAAACCCCCAGGGTGGTGCGCAAGCGTTCCAGCAGCCGCTGA